From one Portunus trituberculatus isolate SZX2019 chromosome 8, ASM1759143v1, whole genome shotgun sequence genomic stretch:
- the LOC123499782 gene encoding uncharacterized protein LOC123499782: MIINDSYVDDILHSCETISETYSKINATDEILKEGGFQIKQWVISGHHDMTEDVKVIDTEVEKVLGMIWEPKEDQFSFKFDKRMVLSQVASLYDPLGLLTPFTVQCKLLLRKLITLKREQDGVEQTLGWDDPIPDDVYGEWDGTHSAQLLAAKSRIAPLRQMTIPRLELCAAVLASRLRKTIEKESRFVVERVFHLVDSQIVRSQIQKESHGFETFVATRIAEIQTHTDPSEWWWVASDDNAADCATRPQHPLSLRSDSVWQKGPEYLTLPVEEWPISQPYVRGLPDRNGTSLSCKTESNQNTKQSLIDIESFSSYEKMINTTAIVLSICKKKTFHNILQNITSENLRKQNITG; this comes from the exons ATGATCATTAATGATTCCTATGTCGATGACATTCTCCATTCATGTGAGACCATCTCAGAAACCTATAGCAAAATAAATGCCACAGATGAAATCCTTAAGGAGGGAGGATTTCAAATAAAGCAATGGGTGATTTCGGGCCACCATGACATGACAGAGGATGTGAAAGTAATTGATACCGAGGTCGAGAAAGTGCTGGGCATGATATGGGAGCCAAAGGAGGATCAGTTTTCCTTCAAA TTTGACAAAAGAATGGTTCTGAGTCAAGTGGCTTCACTATATGACCCTCTGGGCTTACTGACACCTTTCACAGTCCAGTGCAAACTACTACTGAGAAAACTCATCACTTTGAAACGGGAACAAGACGGAGTGGAGCAAACGCTGGGTTGGGACGATCCAATTCCTGATGATGTGTATGGGGAATGG GATGGCACACACTCGGCCCAGTTACTTGCAGCCAAAAGTAGAATAGCTCCCCTACGACAAATGACTATTCCAAGGCTTGAACTCTGCGCAGCCGTGCTGGCTTCTAGGTTACGTAAGACAATCGAGAAGGAGTCAAGGTTTGTAGTTGAACGAGTGTTCCATTTAGTTGACTCACAGATCGTGCGATCACAGATACAGAAAGAATCTCATGGATTTGAAACATTCGTGGCCACAAGAATCGCAGAGATCCAAACGCATACAGACCCCAGTGAATGGTGGTGGGTGGCTTCAGATGATAACGCTGCCGACTGCGCCACACGTCCCCAGCATCCTCTGAGTTTGAGGTCCGATTCTGTATGGCAGAAGGGACCAGAGTATTTGACTCTTCCTGTCGAAGAATGGCCAATCAGTCAACCCTATGTGCGAGGGCTTCCTGATAGGAATGGCACATCACTTTCATGTAAAACTGAGAGTAATCAGAACACTAAACAATCCCTAATAGACATTGAAAGTTTCAGTTCTTATGAGAAAATGATCAACACTACTGCAATCGTCTTGTCCATCTGCAAGAAGAAAACTTTCCACAACATACTGCAGAACATTACATCTGAGAACCTAAGGAAGCAGAACATTACTGGGTGA